The following proteins come from a genomic window of Nostoc sp. ATCC 53789:
- a CDS encoding NAD(P)-binding protein: MSETFKPKKIAILGGGISSLTTAYELTSQPGWDSLYDITIYQTGWRLGGKCATGRNIKPHTPNSEPDYRIEEHGLHIFFGFYENAFRLLKQCYDELGGNGPFSTIEDAFKPHSLIVLEEYINKNWKTLPFNFPTNSLVPWEGGGISSLWEHICTTIHFVIQTYGVIDDYSQSKSTKSSSTSVAKQIALGKEVMEFLSDSSLLQFPSQLIQLFLQQPMFWGGWLNNINQFIGNILQNLDFTSEKVFLNLAYNLAKSLPKNTKNHRREHHQLIIKLIDRFQEQLICQIECKIGQNPDMLWRLTLIDLALANIRGLFVDEIIHFRSLDSLDEYNYRDWLLKHGARESSVKSAFIRVLYDLVYGFPEGNTDRPQLAAGTAIRVLTTILFKYNGAIMWKMQSGMAEVVITPLYEVLKRRGVKFKFFHVVKQLHLDHNQQSIASITLARQVNLKNPKQEYQPLITVKDIGCWPSEPLYDQIVDEEAQKLQDQEINLESYWTPWQNVDTITLTKGNDFDIVLLGISIAALPSICSELLHAKKNPAHQKWSDMLMQVKTVTTQGGQIWLKPTLSQLGWQQSSPVLGAYVEPLDVYADMSELVQRENWPSDHYPYNAAYFTGVIPDPGIPPHTAYDFPAKAQKKVEQEAINFLNNHIGQLWPDATQPKNPQGLNWDLLIDFQNRQGVERFKAQYWRVNINPSERYVLSVPGSSKHRLKTDESGFDNLYLAGDWINNGYNSGCVEATVMSAMQATRAILNQCFNIKYTKEIIGEWDSWL; encoded by the coding sequence ATGTCTGAAACCTTTAAGCCCAAAAAAATCGCTATTTTAGGCGGTGGAATATCATCCCTAACCACTGCTTATGAATTAACCAGTCAACCAGGGTGGGATAGCCTCTACGATATTACTATTTATCAAACAGGTTGGCGTTTGGGTGGTAAATGTGCAACTGGACGCAACATCAAACCCCATACACCCAATTCTGAACCAGACTATCGCATCGAAGAACACGGACTGCACATTTTTTTTGGATTCTACGAAAATGCTTTTCGTCTACTCAAGCAATGCTACGACGAATTAGGTGGTAACGGGCCTTTCAGTACCATAGAAGACGCATTCAAACCTCACAGTCTCATCGTCTTAGAAGAATACATCAATAAAAATTGGAAAACTCTGCCTTTTAATTTTCCTACCAATTCTCTAGTTCCTTGGGAAGGTGGCGGCATTTCTTCTCTTTGGGAACATATCTGCACAACCATTCATTTTGTCATTCAGACTTACGGAGTAATTGATGATTATAGTCAGTCAAAGTCTACTAAAAGTTCTTCAACATCTGTTGCCAAACAAATAGCATTAGGCAAAGAGGTAATGGAATTTTTATCAGATAGTAGTCTCTTGCAGTTTCCTAGCCAGTTGATTCAGTTATTTCTCCAACAACCCATGTTTTGGGGAGGATGGCTGAACAATATCAACCAATTTATTGGTAATATCCTTCAAAACCTAGATTTTACTTCTGAAAAAGTATTCTTAAATCTTGCCTACAACCTAGCTAAATCACTGCCCAAAAATACCAAAAATCACAGACGCGAACATCATCAGCTAATTATTAAGCTCATAGACCGCTTTCAAGAACAGTTAATCTGTCAGATAGAATGTAAGATTGGGCAAAACCCTGATATGCTTTGGCGTTTAACACTCATCGATTTAGCATTAGCAAACATCCGGGGTTTGTTTGTGGATGAGATCATTCATTTTCGTTCCCTAGATAGTTTAGATGAGTACAACTACAGAGATTGGCTACTAAAACACGGAGCTAGAGAATCAAGCGTTAAATCAGCATTTATTCGCGTCTTATACGATTTAGTGTATGGTTTTCCAGAAGGTAATACCGATAGACCCCAACTAGCAGCCGGAACAGCTATTCGTGTCCTCACCACTATCTTGTTCAAATACAATGGCGCAATCATGTGGAAAATGCAATCAGGGATGGCAGAGGTAGTCATCACTCCACTATATGAAGTGCTAAAGCGTCGTGGTGTAAAATTCAAGTTCTTCCATGTTGTCAAGCAGTTGCATTTGGATCACAATCAGCAATCAATTGCCAGTATAACTTTGGCCCGTCAAGTAAATTTAAAAAATCCAAAGCAAGAATATCAACCACTTATCACAGTTAAAGACATTGGTTGTTGGCCTAGTGAACCTCTTTATGATCAGATTGTCGATGAAGAAGCCCAAAAACTCCAAGACCAAGAAATTAACCTTGAGTCATATTGGACACCTTGGCAGAATGTAGACACAATTACCCTCACCAAAGGCAATGATTTTGATATTGTGTTGCTGGGAATTTCTATAGCCGCCTTACCCTCCATTTGCAGTGAATTGCTCCATGCTAAAAAAAATCCGGCTCACCAAAAATGGAGCGATATGTTAATGCAAGTCAAGACAGTAACTACTCAAGGGGGACAAATATGGCTTAAGCCTACCTTATCGCAATTAGGATGGCAACAATCTAGCCCTGTACTAGGAGCTTACGTTGAACCACTCGATGTCTATGCAGATATGAGCGAGTTAGTACAACGAGAAAATTGGCCTTCCGATCATTATCCTTACAATGCAGCTTATTTCACCGGTGTAATTCCAGATCCAGGGATTCCTCCCCACACAGCTTATGATTTTCCAGCTAAAGCCCAAAAAAAGGTAGAACAAGAAGCAATTAACTTCCTTAACAATCACATCGGACAGCTTTGGCCTGATGCTACTCAACCAAAAAATCCCCAAGGTTTGAATTGGGATTTACTAATAGATTTTCAAAACCGTCAGGGAGTAGAACGCTTTAAAGCTCAATACTGGCGAGTTAACATTAACCCATCAGAACGCTATGTACTGTCTGTACCTGGAAGTAGCAAGCATCGACTCAAAACTGATGAATCTGGGTTTGATAACCTTTATCTAGCTGGCGACTGGATTAACAACGGTTACAATTCCGGTTGTGTGGAAGCTACAGTTATGTCTGCAATGCAAGCAACACGAGCCATTCTAAACCAATGCTTCAATATAAAATACACCAAAGAAATTATTGGTGAGTGGGATTCTTGGTTATAA
- a CDS encoding ATP-binding sensor histidine kinase → MITLSNYQIIELIDEGIKTAVYRAKRNQDGQIVVIKLLKIEYPELKDIAAFKHEYELIKDLDIPGVIQAHSLEKYNNGFAIVLENFDGISLYKTIQTEKIELRNFLNIGIQITQALGELHQSYIIHKDIKPQNIIVNLATCQVKIIDFSISSLLFQEKPKLSNPGLLEGTLAYMSPEQTGRMNRSVDYRTDFYSLGVTFYEMLTGQLPFSATDPMELVHCHIARQPIAVEQLNPQIPQLISAIIMKLLSKTAEGRYQSAFGIKADLETCLDQLEQTNSITNFAIGQQDHSSQLQIPEKLYGREAEINILMNAFEKVNQGNKELILVAGYSGIGKSALVNEIHKPVIKNRGYFIAGKFEQFQRNIPYASLIQAFQELMQQLLTDSEAQLSTWKEKLLEALVPNAQIIIDVIPELELIIGKQTEVPQLASAEAQNRFNLVFQKFINVFAQKEHPLVVFLDDLQWADLASLKLIQLLITDAEIQYLLLIGAYRDNEVDASHALMLVLQEIEKNNSPVQIIHCQNLKITHVCKLVSDTLKSSLENSKELAKLIFNKTAGNPFFINQLLKFIHQENLLLFDFLTGQWQWNIQHIQALEITENVVELMIGKIQKLKDTTQNILKIAACIGNRFNLNILSCVNEKSHNDTALEIWEALQAGLILPLSDNYKLPHLLDYVEIFVIDYKFLHDRVQQAAYALIPDEQKKEIHLNIGRLLLKNIDESLVEERIFDIVNQFNIGIQLITSLEERYKIAKLNLIAGQKAKDSAAYESAVKFLRQGLSLLAVDCWQNYYELTLNLHVETVEAEYLNTNFEQAEALFISVISNSKSILDAVKVYEKKIQFYVAQNQMREALDLDLQVLEMLGVSLSQTPPAELKVEELVNLPEMTDAHKLAAMRILMTAMPPAYLADPALLPLIAFTMVDLCVQYGNSSFAAYAYGFYGLILCGPLKEIESGYRFGKLSLQILDKFNAREIKSKVYALFNIFVRHWKEHIKATIEPLQDGVQSGLDTGDIEYVGYNGLLVCWHPFWVGENLEIVEQRLEQYINLAHKIKQEHFTICLLILEQMIIELVQGTDNESYLEGESFNESVMQRMAGNITAIFYSYLAKSILSYFFKDYSQSVKNAQLAQQYEVAVGGTVYLCEYKFYYSLALLAFFLKTTSQIDTKADIEIVEQNQKQLKEWADHAPANNQHKYDLVEAEKARFLGQVLVAMEHYDRAIQGAHNFGYIHEEALAYECAAEFYLSLGRNEFASLYMTKAHYGYRRWGASAKFKDLESKYPELIAKVSTHSQLGFTSNTITTSTANEKSSGLDFITVIKASQALSEVILLESLLEKLMTIVIENAGAQTGILLLDKGGKLFIEAQADVYQDDLTVGQSIPVENSQKLPVSVINYVTRTKKDVVLSDASSEGSFTIDPYIVEHCIKSLMCTCIVNQGKLIGLLYLENNLTVGAFTSDRIQVLKILFSQAAISLENARLYANLEEKIEERTREINEKNVRLNQTLHELKLAQAQLIQTEKMSSLGQMVAGIAHEINNPVSFIHGNLDHINNYTQDLLSLINIYQNVYPNVAPDIEEFLENIDVDFIKEDIPKTLASMKIGTQRIREIVLTLRNFSRLDEADMKPVNIHQGIESTLLILQSRLQAKPGKPAIEIIKNYSELPNVECYAGQLNQVFMNILNNAIDALERSNQEITAEEIKSDSSAIAIRTQLVNPDLVAIFIRDNGVGMSDSVRQKIFDPFFTTKPVGQGTGLGLSITYQIVVDKHHGTIECISAPGQGAEFIIQIPCRQKR, encoded by the coding sequence ATGATTACATTATCAAATTATCAAATTATAGAATTAATTGATGAAGGGATAAAAACTGCTGTTTATCGAGCCAAGAGAAATCAAGATGGTCAAATAGTAGTTATTAAGCTTTTAAAAATAGAATACCCTGAACTCAAAGATATAGCAGCCTTTAAACATGAATATGAGCTAATCAAAGATTTAGATATCCCAGGAGTTATTCAAGCTCATAGTTTAGAAAAATACAACAATGGTTTTGCTATTGTTTTAGAAAATTTTGATGGCATATCTCTCTACAAAACTATCCAGACAGAAAAAATTGAGTTACGAAATTTTCTCAACATAGGCATTCAAATTACTCAAGCTTTAGGTGAATTACATCAAAGTTATATTATCCATAAAGATATTAAACCACAAAATATTATTGTTAATTTAGCAACCTGTCAAGTTAAAATCATTGATTTTTCTATCTCATCATTACTTTTTCAAGAGAAACCCAAACTCAGTAATCCTGGTTTGCTTGAAGGAACTCTAGCCTATATGTCTCCAGAGCAAACGGGAAGAATGAATCGGTCAGTTGATTACCGTACAGACTTTTATTCTTTGGGTGTAACTTTTTATGAAATGCTCACAGGTCAGTTACCATTCTCAGCAACCGATCCAATGGAGTTAGTTCATTGTCATATTGCTAGACAACCCATAGCAGTAGAACAATTAAATCCACAAATCCCTCAATTAATTTCTGCAATTATTATGAAATTACTCAGCAAAACTGCTGAGGGAAGATATCAAAGTGCTTTTGGGATTAAAGCGGATTTAGAAACCTGTCTCGATCAATTAGAGCAAACTAATTCTATAACCAACTTTGCTATTGGCCAGCAGGATCATTCTAGCCAACTGCAAATTCCCGAAAAGTTGTATGGACGAGAAGCAGAAATAAATATCTTAATGAATGCTTTTGAAAAAGTTAATCAAGGAAATAAAGAATTAATATTGGTTGCAGGTTACTCAGGTATTGGTAAATCAGCATTAGTTAACGAAATTCATAAACCTGTTATCAAAAACAGAGGCTATTTTATTGCTGGTAAATTTGAGCAATTTCAGCGCAATATTCCTTATGCTTCCCTGATTCAAGCATTTCAAGAGTTAATGCAGCAATTACTGACAGACAGTGAAGCACAACTATCTACTTGGAAAGAAAAACTTTTAGAGGCTTTAGTTCCGAATGCTCAAATTATTATTGATGTCATTCCTGAACTAGAACTGATTATTGGAAAACAAACAGAAGTCCCACAACTAGCTTCAGCAGAAGCACAAAATCGCTTTAACTTGGTTTTTCAAAAGTTTATCAATGTGTTTGCTCAAAAAGAACATCCATTAGTTGTATTTTTAGATGATTTACAATGGGCAGATTTAGCTTCATTAAAATTAATTCAGTTATTGATTACAGATGCTGAAATCCAATATTTATTGCTCATCGGAGCTTATCGAGATAATGAAGTTGATGCTAGCCATGCTTTAATGCTAGTTTTGCAGGAAATTGAAAAAAATAATAGCCCTGTACAGATTATTCACTGTCAAAATCTAAAAATTACTCATGTTTGTAAATTGGTTAGCGACACTCTAAAATCTAGTTTAGAGAACTCCAAAGAATTAGCAAAATTGATTTTCAATAAAACTGCTGGCAATCCATTTTTTATCAATCAATTACTCAAGTTTATTCATCAAGAAAATTTACTTTTATTTGATTTTCTTACTGGTCAATGGCAATGGAACATTCAGCACATTCAGGCGCTAGAAATTACTGAGAATGTTGTTGAATTGATGATAGGTAAAATTCAGAAGCTCAAAGACACCACACAAAATATTTTAAAAATAGCTGCCTGTATTGGCAATCGATTTAATTTAAATATACTTTCTTGTGTTAACGAAAAATCTCATAATGACACAGCTTTGGAGATTTGGGAAGCATTACAAGCTGGTTTAATTCTACCTTTAAGCGATAATTATAAATTACCACATCTATTAGATTATGTTGAGATTTTTGTAATTGATTATAAATTTCTTCACGATCGCGTGCAACAAGCGGCTTATGCTTTGATACCCGATGAGCAGAAAAAAGAGATTCATTTAAATATTGGTAGACTGCTATTAAAGAATATAGACGAAAGTTTGGTAGAAGAAAGGATCTTCGATATTGTTAACCAATTCAATATCGGTATCCAACTGATTACCTCTCTAGAAGAAAGATATAAAATAGCTAAGTTAAATCTTATTGCTGGACAGAAAGCTAAGGATTCTGCTGCTTACGAATCTGCTGTAAAGTTTCTGAGGCAAGGTCTGAGTTTACTCGCAGTCGATTGTTGGCAAAACTATTATGAACTAACTCTTAACCTCCATGTAGAAACTGTAGAAGCAGAGTATTTAAATACAAATTTTGAGCAAGCAGAAGCATTATTTATTAGTGTTATAAGCAATAGCAAAAGTATTCTTGATGCTGTTAAAGTATATGAGAAAAAAATTCAGTTTTATGTTGCTCAAAATCAAATGCGAGAAGCATTAGATTTAGATTTGCAGGTGCTAGAGATGCTGGGAGTCTCTTTATCTCAAACTCCACCAGCAGAGTTAAAAGTTGAAGAATTAGTCAATCTGCCAGAAATGACTGATGCTCATAAGCTAGCTGCTATGAGGATACTAATGACAGCTATGCCTCCCGCTTATTTAGCCGATCCTGCACTTTTACCATTGATTGCTTTTACGATGGTTGATTTATGTGTGCAGTATGGCAATTCATCTTTTGCAGCTTACGCCTATGGTTTTTATGGGCTAATTTTATGTGGGCCTCTTAAGGAGATTGAATCAGGTTATAGATTTGGTAAATTATCTTTGCAGATTTTAGATAAATTCAACGCTAGAGAAATCAAATCTAAAGTTTATGCACTATTTAATATTTTTGTTAGACATTGGAAAGAACATATTAAAGCAACTATAGAACCTTTACAAGATGGTGTTCAAAGTGGTTTAGATACAGGTGATATTGAGTATGTGGGTTACAATGGATTATTAGTTTGTTGGCATCCTTTTTGGGTTGGAGAAAACTTAGAGATTGTTGAACAAAGACTAGAACAATATATTAATTTAGCACACAAGATAAAACAAGAACATTTTACCATTTGTTTGCTTATTTTAGAACAAATGATAATCGAACTAGTTCAAGGAACTGATAATGAATCTTACTTAGAAGGTGAGAGTTTTAATGAATCTGTAATGCAGAGAATGGCAGGAAATATTACAGCTATCTTTTATAGTTATCTTGCCAAAAGCATTTTGAGTTATTTCTTTAAAGATTATAGCCAGTCTGTTAAAAATGCTCAATTAGCACAACAGTATGAAGTTGCCGTTGGTGGGACTGTTTATCTATGTGAATATAAATTTTATTATTCTCTGGCATTGTTAGCCTTCTTTTTAAAGACTACTTCTCAAATAGATACAAAAGCTGATATAGAGATAGTAGAACAAAATCAAAAACAATTAAAAGAATGGGCAGATCATGCACCTGCAAATAATCAGCACAAATACGATCTAGTAGAAGCAGAAAAAGCACGATTTTTAGGCCAAGTCTTAGTAGCAATGGAACACTACGATCGCGCCATTCAAGGCGCTCATAATTTTGGATATATTCATGAAGAGGCGCTAGCTTATGAATGTGCGGCAGAATTTTATCTCAGTCTAGGAAGAAATGAATTTGCCTCCCTCTACATGACAAAGGCACATTATGGTTATCGCCGTTGGGGAGCAAGTGCTAAATTTAAGGATCTGGAATCAAAATACCCAGAATTAATTGCTAAGGTTTCCACTCACTCTCAACTAGGCTTTACAAGTAATACTATTACTACTTCTACTGCTAATGAAAAGTCAAGCGGACTAGATTTTATTACAGTTATTAAAGCATCGCAAGCTTTATCAGAAGTAATTTTATTGGAAAGCTTGTTAGAAAAATTAATGACAATTGTAATTGAGAATGCTGGCGCTCAAACTGGTATCTTGCTTTTAGATAAAGGAGGAAAATTATTTATTGAGGCTCAAGCAGATGTATACCAAGATGATTTAACTGTTGGTCAATCAATACCAGTCGAAAATAGCCAGAAATTGCCTGTATCTGTAATTAATTATGTCACAAGAACAAAAAAAGATGTGGTTTTATCTGATGCCAGTAGTGAAGGAAGTTTTACGATAGACCCGTACATTGTTGAGCATTGTATAAAATCTCTTATGTGTACTTGTATTGTGAATCAAGGCAAACTAATTGGGTTACTTTATTTAGAAAATAATTTAACAGTGGGAGCATTTACGTCGGATAGAATACAGGTATTAAAAATACTATTTTCGCAAGCAGCTATTTCTTTAGAAAATGCCCGACTCTACGCAAATTTAGAGGAAAAAATTGAGGAAAGAACGAGGGAGATAAATGAAAAGAATGTGCGTTTAAATCAAACACTACATGAATTAAAATTAGCTCAAGCTCAACTTATTCAGACAGAAAAAATGTCCAGTTTGGGCCAAATGGTTGCTGGTATTGCTCATGAAATTAATAACCCTGTAAGCTTTATTCATGGCAATTTAGATCACATTAATAATTACACACAGGATTTACTTAGTTTAATTAATATTTATCAAAATGTCTACCCTAATGTAGCACCAGACATTGAAGAGTTTTTAGAGAATATTGACGTTGATTTTATTAAAGAAGATATACCTAAAACTTTAGCTTCGATGAAAATTGGTACGCAACGCATTCGAGAAATTGTGCTGACATTGCGTAATTTCTCTCGTTTAGATGAGGCTGATATGAAACCAGTTAACATTCATCAGGGAATTGAGAGTACGTTACTCATTTTGCAAAGCCGTCTTCAAGCCAAACCAGGTAAGCCTGCAATTGAGATTATCAAAAATTATAGTGAGTTGCCAAACGTGGAATGTTATGCTGGGCAACTCAATCAGGTATTTATGAATATTCTGAATAATGCAATTGATGCTTTAGAAAGGTCAAATCAGGAAATAACAGCAGAGGAAATTAAGAGTGATTCTAGTGCGATCGCTATTCGTACCCAATTAGTCAATCCTGATTTAGTCGCTATTTTCATTAGGGATAATGGGGTTGGTATGAGTGATAGTGTCAGACAAAAAATATTTGATCCTTTTTTCACTACTAAACCTGTTGGACAAGGTACTGGTTTAGGATTATCAATCACTTATCAAATTGTAGTAGACAAACATCACGGGACAATAGAGTGCATTTCTGCACCTGGACAGGGTGCAGAGTTTATTATTCAAATTCCCTGTCGGCAAAAACGGTAA
- a CDS encoding NuoF family protein gives MDLPELIEISEKERALEKPVQIRCCVAAGCLSANSQAVKQRLEEAVTAENLAETVEVRGVGCMRLCCKGPLVQVRKNTEPESLGKLYEKVTPGDAFSIITALNGGETTVQQGDLTHPFFTAQMPIVLENSGKIDPERIQSYIATKGYQALYHVLREMTPNEVVDTITRSGLRGRGGAGYPTGLKWATVAKAKSSEQSDRKFVICNADEGDPGAFMDRSVLESDPHRVLEGMAIAAYSVGANQGYIYIRAEYPIAINRLQTAIRQAQRLGILGTQIFNSRFDFKIDIRIGAGAYVCGEETALMASIEGKRGTPHPRPPYPAESGLWGHPTLINNVETYANIAPIIRNGADWFASIGTEKSKGTKVFALAGKIRNTGLIEVPMGTSLKQIVETMGGGVPDGGVVKAVQTGGPSGGCIPATAFDSPVDYESLTQLGSMMGSGGMIVMDETTNMVDVARFFMEFCMDESCGKCIPCRVGTVQLYRLLTKMSEGKASFADLELLEELCDMVKHTSLCGLGQSAPNPVFSTLRYFRDEYLALINEPII, from the coding sequence ATGGATCTACCTGAATTAATTGAAATTTCCGAAAAAGAACGTGCTTTAGAGAAACCTGTGCAAATTCGCTGTTGTGTTGCAGCTGGTTGTCTATCTGCCAATTCCCAAGCCGTCAAACAGCGTTTGGAAGAGGCTGTTACAGCAGAAAATTTGGCAGAAACAGTAGAAGTTCGTGGCGTTGGTTGTATGCGTTTGTGCTGTAAAGGCCCATTAGTACAGGTTAGGAAAAACACCGAACCAGAAAGTCTAGGTAAGCTTTATGAGAAAGTTACACCTGGTGATGCCTTCTCAATTATCACTGCTCTCAATGGAGGAGAAACAACAGTTCAACAAGGTGATTTAACTCATCCATTTTTTACTGCTCAGATGCCGATTGTTTTAGAAAACAGTGGCAAAATCGACCCAGAACGCATTCAATCTTATATTGCCACCAAAGGTTATCAAGCGCTTTACCATGTCTTACGGGAGATGACACCCAACGAAGTAGTAGATACGATTACCCGCAGTGGTTTACGGGGACGTGGTGGTGCTGGTTATCCTACAGGTTTGAAATGGGCAACAGTTGCCAAAGCAAAAAGTAGCGAACAAAGCGATCGCAAATTCGTAATTTGTAACGCCGATGAGGGAGATCCGGGGGCATTTATGGATCGCAGCGTCTTAGAAAGCGATCCTCATCGCGTTTTGGAAGGAATGGCGATCGCAGCATATTCTGTAGGCGCAAATCAAGGCTACATCTACATTCGGGCAGAATATCCCATCGCTATCAATCGTCTGCAAACTGCCATTCGTCAAGCCCAACGCCTTGGCATTTTGGGCACTCAAATTTTCAACTCTCGATTTGATTTTAAGATTGATATTCGTATCGGTGCTGGGGCTTATGTTTGTGGTGAAGAAACTGCTTTAATGGCTTCTATTGAAGGTAAACGCGGCACTCCTCATCCCCGTCCGCCCTACCCTGCTGAGTCTGGTTTATGGGGTCATCCTACTTTAATTAATAACGTTGAAACCTACGCCAATATTGCACCCATTATTCGCAACGGTGCTGACTGGTTCGCCAGCATTGGCACCGAAAAGAGTAAAGGCACAAAGGTTTTTGCCTTGGCAGGCAAAATCCGTAACACAGGTTTGATAGAAGTACCGATGGGAACTTCATTAAAGCAGATTGTGGAAACAATGGGCGGTGGCGTACCAGATGGCGGTGTGGTAAAAGCAGTACAAACTGGCGGCCCTTCCGGGGGATGTATCCCAGCAACAGCTTTTGATAGTCCGGTAGATTATGAATCACTCACTCAATTGGGTTCGATGATGGGTTCCGGCGGCATGATTGTCATGGATGAAACTACCAATATGGTGGATGTCGCCCGCTTTTTCATGGAATTTTGTATGGATGAGTCGTGTGGTAAGTGCATTCCCTGTCGGGTGGGAACGGTACAGTTGTATCGCTTGTTAACAAAGATGAGTGAAGGTAAAGCATCTTTTGCTGACTTGGAATTGTTGGAAGAACTATGCGATATGGTGAAACATACTAGTTTGTGTGGTCTTGGTCAGTCTGCACCCAATCCGGTATTTAGTACTTTACGTTATTTCCGTGATGAGTATTTGGCTTTGATCAACGAACCCATTATTTAA
- the hoxE gene encoding bidirectional hydrogenase complex protein HoxE — protein sequence MNLISSVKSNNTTKISSLTHGDKRFKMLEATIKRYQYEQDALIEILHKAQELFGYLENDILIYIAHSLKLPPSRVYGVATFYHLFSLAPSGVHTCVVCTGTACYVKGALAILANVEKSTHIHAGETSADGQISLLTARCLGACGIAPAVVFDGTVLGNQTAESVLERIKGWLQDGST from the coding sequence ATGAATTTAATATCTAGTGTTAAAAGTAACAACACAACAAAAATATCTTCTCTAACTCACGGTGATAAGCGCTTTAAAATGCTGGAAGCAACTATCAAACGCTACCAGTATGAACAGGATGCACTCATTGAAATATTGCATAAAGCGCAGGAACTTTTTGGCTATTTAGAAAACGATATATTAATTTACATTGCTCATAGTCTCAAACTGCCACCTAGTCGAGTTTATGGTGTTGCGACGTTCTACCATTTGTTTTCACTTGCACCTAGTGGCGTGCATACCTGTGTGGTGTGTACGGGTACAGCTTGTTACGTCAAAGGCGCTCTAGCTATCTTGGCAAACGTAGAAAAGTCTACTCATATTCACGCTGGTGAAACCTCCGCAGATGGTCAAATTTCACTGTTAACAGCAAGATGTCTGGGTGCTTGTGGAATTGCGCCTGCTGTAGTGTTTGATGGCACTGTTTTAGGCAATCAAACTGCTGAATCAGTCCTTGAGCGCATCAAAGGATGGTTGCAAGATGGATCTACCTGA
- a CDS encoding ATP-dependent 6-phosphofructokinase — MQKRLGILTSGGDCPGLNAVIRAVVSHATLTYNWQVVGIPYATRGLLERKAIPLRIHGLDLRGIDPLLNMGGTILGSINKGDTLAHIDEIVAGYHALELDALIGIGGDGSLAILNQLQSQGNWQFIAIPKTIDNDVGKTERVVGFDTAVNTIVDALNRLTFTAASHDRVMIVEVMGRKAGHLALHSGIAGGADVILIPEIPYTIKGVCEHLAELRDRWGRRFAIVVVAEGAQIAADSSSPQSCEKPSCGIGQYIADELRCCSNHQIDIRVSVLGHIQRGGIPSALDRLLATAFGKAAVDLLADGQSAQMVAWQNGQVVAVPLEAVLACSPCFVDANSFLVETARSVSTYIGDITPAIVKTKFNETL; from the coding sequence ATGCAAAAACGACTTGGCATTCTTACCAGTGGTGGCGACTGTCCCGGACTTAATGCTGTGATTAGGGCAGTTGTTAGTCATGCCACCCTCACCTATAACTGGCAGGTAGTGGGTATTCCTTATGCAACTAGAGGGCTTTTAGAGAGAAAGGCAATTCCTCTGAGGATACATGGTCTAGACCTACGTGGGATTGACCCCTTGTTGAATATGGGGGGTACGATTCTGGGTAGCATCAACAAAGGCGATACTCTAGCTCATATTGACGAGATTGTTGCAGGCTATCATGCTTTAGAACTAGATGCCTTAATTGGTATTGGTGGAGATGGCAGTTTAGCAATTCTCAACCAACTACAAAGTCAGGGAAACTGGCAGTTTATCGCCATTCCGAAAACAATTGATAATGATGTCGGGAAGACAGAAAGAGTAGTTGGGTTTGATACGGCGGTTAATACGATTGTTGATGCTCTAAATCGTTTGACATTTACAGCGGCCAGTCACGATCGCGTCATGATTGTTGAAGTTATGGGACGCAAAGCAGGTCATTTAGCACTACACTCCGGTATTGCAGGTGGCGCAGATGTGATTTTGATTCCCGAAATTCCCTACACAATTAAAGGTGTGTGCGAACATTTAGCAGAATTGCGCGATCGCTGGGGACGCAGATTTGCAATTGTCGTTGTGGCGGAAGGCGCTCAAATAGCAGCCGATTCATCTAGCCCTCAATCCTGCGAAAAGCCATCCTGTGGTATAGGTCAATATATTGCCGATGAGCTTCGCTGTTGCAGTAACCATCAAATTGACATTCGGGTTTCCGTTTTAGGACACATCCAGCGAGGTGGTATTCCCTCAGCTTTAGACCGTTTGTTAGCAACCGCTTTTGGTAAAGCTGCGGTAGATTTATTAGCTGATGGACAATCTGCACAGATGGTAGCCTGGCAAAATGGACAAGTTGTAGCAGTTCCTTTAGAGGCAGTCTTGGCTTGTAGTCCATGTTTTGTAGATGCCAATAGTTTTTTAGTGGAAACTGCGCGATCGGTCAGTACTTACATTGGCGACATTACTCCAGCGATCGTCAAAACAAAATTTAATGAGACTTTGTAA